A stretch of DNA from Candidatus Binatia bacterium:
TACTGCCGCAGGACCGAACGAAGCTGCTCCCGCGGGCTCGGACTCATGGGTACGAGGGGAAGACGAAGTTCCTCGCGGCATACGCCGATCATGGACAATGCTGCCTTGATTGGGATGGGGTTTGTCTCAAGGAAAAGCGCCCGGTACAGGGGCAAGAGGGCGTAGTGCTGCGCCCGCGCGGTTGGCCAGTCTCCCGCTAAGGCGCTAGCCACCATCGCTACGCATCGATCTGGAACCAAATTGGAAGCCACGGATATCACCCCAACTCCTCCCACCGCCAAGATTGGTAGTGTCAGAGAGTCATCCCCACTGAGAACCGCGAGGCGGTCCCCACAGAGCCGCACAACCTCCTGGATTTCATCCAGCGATCCCGTCGAGTCCTTCAAGCCCACGACCTCTTTCAGTTCGCACAGGCGTGCGATGGTGGCTGCCTCGATTTTACAAGCGGTGCGCCCTGGAATGTTGTAGAGAATGAGCGGAAAACCGGTTGCGCGTGCTATGGCGCGATAGTGCTGATAGATGCCCTCCTGCGTCGGTTTGTTGTAGTAGGGAGCGATCAATAGCGCTGCGTCGGCCCCGGCCTCCTTTGCTGCTTCGGTCAGCGCGATGGCCTCTGCAGTGGAGTTCGACCCCGTACCGGCAATGACCGGAACTCGCTTTTTCGTGAAATTCACGACGAGCCGTACGACTTCCGCGTGCTCGCTGTGGGTCAACGTGGCTGCCTCGCCTGTGCTTCCGCAAGGAACAAGTGCACTGATCCCGGCTGCGATTTGAGACTCCACCAGCTGTTCCAAAGCCTCGACGTCCACTGCGCCGTCACGGAATGGTGTGATCAAAGCGGTCATGCAGCCGCGAAGGTTCATCCGTCTATCTCCTCGATTTGTTGGGCGCCTTCCCTAGGACTCACTCTAGTGGTGGCCACACGAGTTCCCCTTCGAAGACTTCTTCGGCGGGGCCAGTCATGTAGACACGATTGTCTTTCTCTCTCCACTCCACATCCAGTACGCCGCCCTTTAGATGCACTTGCATTTGTCGATCTCCCAAGCCTTGCAAAACCGCTGCGACCACCGAAGCGCACGCTCCAGTGCCGCACGCATGGGTTTCCCCGGAACCTCGCTCCCAGACGCGCATGCGCAGGGAATTACGATTCAAGACCTGCGCAAATTCCACGTTGACTCGATTCGGGAAGAAAGGATGACGTTCGAGGATAGGCCCGAGTTCCGTGACCGGCGACGTTGCAACATCCTCTACGAACAAGACGCAATGGGGATTACCCATGGAGACGGCCGTAATCTCGTAACGATGATTGCCAATTTGAAGAGGGTATTGCACGACCGGCCAGTGGTCGGTCGCCACAGGAATCGCGCGGGAATCGAGAACGGGCTCGCCCATGTCCACTGTCACGGCTTCGACCGCTCCGTTTTTGTTCAAAGCAAAGTAAAGGCTCTTCACCCCCGCATCCGTCTCGACTCGCAGGGGATTTTTGCGCGCGATGCCTCGCTCGAACACGTACTTGCCCAGGCACCGGATACCGTTACCGCACATTTCTCCCCTGCTACCGTCCGCATTGTACATCTCCATTCGGCAGTCCGCTGTGAAGGATGGCAAGATGAGAATCACGCCGTCAGAACCCACACTTGTCCGCCGAGGGCTAACAGCACGGGCCAGCGCGGAGCCGTCAGGTTTTGGTTGGCTGAAGCAGTCCACGTAAACATAATCGTTTCCAAGGCCGTGCATCTTGACAAATCGCAGTCGAGCCACTGTCTTCCTCATTCCAGCCAGGCGGGGATTGTCTCCCCCCGGGTTAAGTCGGCGTACGTTTCTCGCGCTCGTACCACTGAAAATCTGTCACCGTCCACCAACACTTCTGCCGCCCTCGGGCGGGCGTTGTAATTCGAGGCCATCACAAACCCGTAGGCCCCTGCACTCATCACGGCCAGGAGGTCTCCCGGCCGAACGGCAGGGAGGGATCGATCGCGGGCCAAAAAATCGCCGCTTTCGCAGACAGGACCAACGACATCCACAGTGACCGGTTCGCCCGGGCGTGCAAAGACCGGCACAATTTCTTGGTACGCTCCGTAGAGCGAGGGGCGGATAAGGTCATTCATGGCGGCATCCACGATGACAAAGTTTTTCTCACCGCTGTTTTTGAGATACTGTACCCGCGTGAGAAGCGCTCCGGCGTTTCCAACCAGGGACCGTCCGGGTTCCAGCACGACAGTACCGGCAAATGGTTGCAAGGATCGGGTCAGCACATCCGCGTAGTCGGCGAACGACGGGGGGTTTTCGTCTCGGTAGCGGATGCCTAGCCCACCCCCTACGTCAATATACTGGATCTCGTAGCCAGCTTTGCAAAGCCGCTCCCAAAGCCCGCGAATACGTTCGAGTGCGTCACGAAATGGTGCCAGGTCAGTGAGTTGCGAACCGATGTGGCAGTCGAGCCCGACGATGCGTAAGTGACAGAAGCGCCGGGCGTAATCGTAGGCTTCTAAAGCGTGGCTCATGGGGATACCGAACTTGCTCTTTCGAAGCCCGGTGGCGATGTACGGATGAGTTTTCGGGTCCACGTCAGGATTAATGCGTAGTGCAACTGGAGCTTGTTGGCCCCTTTCTGCGGCAACCCTTTCGAGGAGCTCCAACTCCGCTAAGGATTCGGCGTTGAAAAACAAGATCCCAGCCTTGAGTGCGGCCCGCACCTCGTCTTCCGTCTTACCGACTCCTGAGTAAACCACCGAAGACAAACTACCGCCCGCACATTGAACTCGGTAAAGCTCACCCGCGGACACAATGTCGAACCCGCTACCCAGCCGAGCGAAGGTCCGCAGCACCGCCAGGTTGGAGTTGGCTTTCACGGAGTAGCAAATCAGGTGACGGGTAGATTCGAGCGATTTAGAAAGAGCCGTAAACCGCTCTTCCAATGCCGAACGACTGTACACGTACGTGGGTGTTCCTACTTGGCGGGCAATTTCCGCCAACGAAACACCTTCGACGTAAAGCTCGTTGGACTTCCAATTAAACCATGGTCCATGCGGCTGTTCCACTGTCATGGTCCGATCTCAACGACGTTAGATGGCCGACTAACGTATCCATCGTAGGTCTTCGACACAACGCGATAACGACACGGCAAGAGGTCGCTGCTTAGATCATGCCGGTAGCGATAAGCTGTCACTTTACGGATGCGCCCTCTTTCTCCGGTGGCAATCGTCGTGAATGGAGAAAAGTCTGACTGCCCGGCGCTAGGGCACTGTCGTTCAATTACGAACGTCTCGATTTCTTCGACTTTGCGGCCTGTCTCTGACCGCTGTGGCCGCGACCAAAGCAGTTCCACTTGGCCATCGAGTTTACGCGCGCGTAAATCCGAAACGGGCGCTGGGCGCACTTCCTCTGGTGCACGCAACGGACCGCGACGGGCGCAAGCACCTGCGGAAAAGATGAAAAGTGCCAATCCCAGTACGAAACATGCTCGTGTCACAGCTTGCTCCGGAGTTGTGCCTTCAGTTCTCGGATCTGCTGCAGCACGTTTTGGACCGCCGTCCCGCCAAACACTTGGCGACGTTCGATTGCGGAGGCTGGATCGAGCCAACTTTTCACGTCAGGGCCAAACATGGGAGAAAACCGGCGCAATTCCTCGGCGCCGAGTTCCTCGATCCGGCGGTTGTGCTCGATGCAGTGTCGCACGATACGCCCCACCACTTCATGCGCCTCTCGAAACGGAAGACCCTTCGCGGCCAGATAATCAGCCATCTCCGTCGCTAATGTGAACCCCGCTGTAGCTGCTTGGCGCATCCGTTGCCGGTTAAACCGGAGTTTGCTGGTCATCTTGGCCAGGACCTCCAGGCTGGCACTTACGGTGTCGATACTGTCGAAGAGCGGCTCTTTATCTTCCTGCAGGTCGCGATTGTACGCCATGGGTAGGCCTTTGAGGGTGGTCATCAACGAGACAAGATTGCCGATGAGCCGGCCAGTTTTCCCGCGGACGAGCTCCGGAACATCGGGGTTCTTTTTTTGCGGCATCATGGAACTGCCGGTGGCGAACTCGTCGGGGAGCTCGACAAAGCCAAACTGAGGCGAACACCACAGAATGAGGTCCTCGCAAAACCGTGACAAGTGGATACCAACCAAGGCGAGCGTTGCCAGGAATTCAACGATGAAATCCCGGTCGCTCACCGCGTCCATGCTGTTCGAGGCGACTGCGGGGAAGTCGAGAAGCTTGGCCACGTACGTCCGATCGATGTTGAAGGTCGTGCCCGCCAGGGCGCCGGCACCAAGAGGAAGCACGTTGACTCGGGGAAGCTGGTCGGAAAGTCGCTGCCGATCCCTTTGCAGCATGGCTGCATAGGCGAGCAAGTGGTGGCTCAGTAGGACCGGTTGTGCGGGCTGCAGGTGGGTAAACCCCGGCATGACGGTTTTCAGCTCAGCTTTTGCCTTGGTGAGAAGGCTGAGCTGGAAGTTGCGGATTTGCGAGTCGGCGATACGAATCTGCTTCCGCACGAATAGACGTAGGTCCGTGGCCACTTGATCGTTACGGCTGCGGGCCGTGTGAAGCTTGCCGGCAACCGGTCCGACGAGCTCGTACAGGCGCCGTTCGACTGCCATGTGGATGTCTTCGTCCGTCGGCTCTGCTCTGAACTCGCCCTTGCGGAACTCTTCGCGAATTTTCTCCAGCGCGGCGATGATGGTGCGGGCTTCCTCTAGTGGGATGATTCTTTGCTTTGCCAGCATGCGGCAGTGGGCAATACTGGCCTGGATGTCTTCCTCGTAAAGCCTGCGGTCGAACGGGAACGAGGAAGAGAATCGTTCCACCGAGGGATCGGTCGGCGACGTAAAGCGACCAGACCACGCTTTCTGGGCCGACCCTTTCAAAGCAGTCATTGCCGGAATTCAGCGAGAAAGATTAGAGCAGCAAAACTTGCGCCCCCGGAGCGAAATTCTAGTAAACCCACTTTCCCTTTGCGTAACGAAAGATTTCTGTAACCTCGACGGTTTCGATGGCGCGCGCGGGATTGCGTTCCGCTTCCTCCCGCGTGGCCCCACGCTTCTCGTAGCGCACTTCTAAGTATGTAATCTTGCCCAGGGGAGTGGCGTCTTTGGATTCTTTGTAAGTGCACTCGTGCTGGCTGCTGTAACCGATATAGGTTCCGCGTACTTCACCTTGCTCTTCTTTCCAGTCGATTAGGGAGCGATTGCGTCGCTCTCGTTCTGCGAGCTTCTGCATCCACTCTTCGCAAAATTGGGGAAACGTCTCTTTAGCCGGCTGGGCTGGGGCAGTGCGGACAACTAAAAGTACGCTGATTGCAAAAAGGAACGACAAACAGGCAAGCTTTCTCATCACAAAACCTCTACCATCCTTGTTCGCGGACTTTGTGAGCGGGCGACGCTGGCCAACCCTACCGTCAGGCGGCGCGCCAAGCAAGTTCCTGCTCTTCCAGCCGGCGAATCTCATCGCGTATGCGAGCGGCACGCTCGAAATCGAGCTGGCGAGCAGCCGACTTCATTTCCTTGCGCAGTTCTTCGATGTGAGAAGCCAGTTGTTCGACGGATGTCCACTGTCCGGGAGGTTCCGCGATACGCTCGAGATCTACGTAGTCGGCTTCACTCACTTCGACCCAGGGGTCGGCAATGGCCTTTTGGATCGTTTTGGGGACAATCCCGTGTTTCCGGTTGTATTCCGCTTGTACGGCACGCCGTCGATTGGTTTCCTGAATGGCACGATTCATCGAATCCGTAATATGGTCCGCGTAGAGGATCACGGTGCCGTTGGCGTTGCGTGCCGCGCGCCCGATGGTTTGGATCAGCGAGCGTTCCGATCGCAGGTATCCCTCTTTGTCGGCGTCCAGAATGGCCACGAGAGAAACCTCAGGGATATCGAGCCCCTCGCGCAGCAAATTGATTCCGACCAGCACATCAAACTGGCCACGACGCAGATCTCGAATGATTTCCACGCGCTCGATTGTGTCGATGTCCGAGTGAAGGTAACGAACACGAATACCAAGTTCTTGGTAATAGTCCGTCAGGTCTTCGGCCATTCGTTTGGTCAGCGTCGTCACTAAAACTCGCTCATTGCGTTCGATCCGCTTGCGGATTTCTTCGAGCAAATCGTCCACTTGTGTACTCGCCGGTCTCACGTGGACTTCCGGATCCATTAAGCCGGTTGGGCGGATGAGTTGTTCCACAACCACCCCCCCCGACTTGGCAATTTCATAGTCTCCGGGCGTCGCAGAAACATAAATGACCCATGCAAGGCGTTGCTCGAATTCCTGGAAATTCAGCGGGCGGTTATCGAGCGCTGACGGCAAGCGGAAACCGTACTCGACCAGGGTTTCCTTTCGGGCGCGATCACCGCGGTACATCCCGCCGATCTGGGGGACAGTGACGTGGCTTTCGTCGATAAACAGCAGCCAATCTTCGGGAAAGTAATCGAGTAGGGTAGGGGGCGGCTGGCCGGGGGCCCGTCCGGTCAGGTGCCGCGAGTAATTCTCGATACCGGGGCAAAATCCCATTTCTCGGAGGAGTTCCAGGTCGAAACGCGTTCTTTGCTCCAGCCGCTGTGCTTCTAGGTACTTCTCTTGCGCACGAAGTTCCTCCAATCGGTCTTCGAGCTCTTGCTGGATAGAGGCCAAGGCCGCTTCGAGACGGTCGCGATGAGTCACGTAATGACTCGCAGGGTAGATGGCGACCTTTTCGAGTCGTTTGAACACGGTGCCTCTGAGCGGATCGAACTCGCTAATTTGTTCCACAGTGTCGTCGAAAAACTCTACACGGATGGCCCGTGCGTCCTCCGATACCGGAAACACTTCGAGGACATCGCCTCGCACCCGGAAGCTCCCTCGGTAGAAGTCAAACTCGGTCCGCTGGTACTGGATTTCGACTAACTTGCGAATGACTTGATCTCGGTCCGCGTAGCCTCCTCGCTCCAGAAATACTAACATTTCGAAGTACGCTTCAGGCGAGCCGAGGCCGTAGATGCAAGAAACGCTGGCTACGATCAGCACGTCGTTACGCTCCAGCAGAGCCTTCGTGGCGGAGTGACGCATCTTGTCGATTTCCTCGTTGATGGATGCGTCCTTCTCAATGTACGTGTCGGTGCTCGGGATGTACGCTTCCGGCTGATAGTAATCGTAGTAGCTGACGAAATAACGCACTGCGTTTTCCGGGAAGAGGACCTTGAATTCGTTGTAAAGCTGCGCGGCGAGGGTCTTGTTGGGTGCCAAAACTAGTGTCGGCTTTTGCACCCGGGCGATGACATGGGCCATCGTGAAGGTTTTCCCAGATCCGGTAACGCCGAGTAGTACCTGATGGCGCCGGCCCGCGCGGATGCCTTCGACCAGCTCCTCAATGGCCTTGGGCTGGTCTCCACAAGGTTCGAACGGAGCCACTAGTCGGAACGATCCTTCGCGCTGCATCGAGGTTCGGTTCTATAGCGTCAAGGTAAGCGGCTCACAGGTAATACGCCGTCGAGAGGCCGTTCTCTGGTGACCGCCGTCCGAAGAGTAGCAAAGCCGAGGAGGCACCGATGCTGTTTTTTGGGAATACCAAAGCTTGCGCATCTCGTGGCTAGGATAGCAAAAAGTTTGGCTTCCACTTTGCAGGCCCGTCATTAGCAACGCCTATTCGCTGGAAGGAGGGAAATATGGCGAGACCGGCATCATCGAAGGTTTGTACTCTGATTGTGGTTTTGAGTAGCCTGTTGATGCGGGGAGGTTGGGCCCAGGAGGTGGATCAGTTTGTCAGTCCGGTGTCTAACCCCACTCTGTTCGAAGATCCGCGCATCAGCACCGAAGTCCGTCCAATCTTCGCGTATCACGAGATTAGCGATCAGTTCGTCAGCAGCGGCGGCAACGCGAAGATCGGCGCCGTCCAGCTTCGGCTGGGGGTTACGGATCGATTAGGTTTCATCGCGACCAAGGACGGGTATGTGTGGCTCGAACCCGACAAGGCGCTCCTGCGCAAGAATGGTTGGGCCAACATAGCGTTTGGCCTGAAGTACAATTTCCTGCGAATGGACGACTTAGGTTTGGTGGCGACCGGTGGTTTGCGGTACGAGACGGCTTCTGGTGACAAGGACGTATTTCAGGGACGCGGTGATGGGCTACTGAATCCCTTCTTGAGCGCCGGCTGGTCGCATGACGGGTTGCACCTCCTCGGGTACACAGGGCCACGCCTTCCTATTTCCGGTAATGACACCACCTTTTGGGACACATCGCTCCACGTGGATTATCGAATGGGCCGCTTTTACCCGTTGATCGAGGTGAACTGGGTGCACGCGCTGGATGGCGGGCGGAGGTTACCGATCGACCAGGAAGGATTCGACTTTTTTAATCTGGGAGCGCGAAATGCGGCGGGGCGAGGAGTGGTGACCCAGGCATATGGATTCCGCTATCGGCTGGTCGAAAATGCAGCCTGGTTCGATCGTGTCGGTGGCGTGGACTTTGGGGCCGCCTACGAGACGCCGCTGACGGACAGGGAGGACCTATTTGCGTGGCGCGTCACGACGGATTTGGTGTTCTGGTTGCGCTAGTAACCGAAAAGCGGGCAATGAGTTGTGACAGACGGCGAGCGGCAGTCTGCTGCTGTGGAAGGTTGCCGCTCGCGGGTCGTGTGGCGCGAGGCTAGTTCCGAGAGGCCGGCGGGATGTAGTCCGTCCCAATGTACGGGCGCAAGACGTCGGGCACGGTCACGCCACCATCGGGTCGTTGGTAACTCTCCAGAATCGCGATCATGACCCTCGGGAGGGCGAGGCCACTGCCGTTGAGCGTGTGAACCAATTCCGGCTTGTGGCCCGCACCTCGGCGGAATCGGATATTCGCTCGTCGTGCTTGGTAATCCGTACAGTTACTGCACGAGCTGACTTCTAGCCATTCTTGGCAGCCGGGCGCCCACACTTCGATATCGTATTTTTTGGCCGCCACCACGCCAAGGTCTCCAGTGCAGATGAGCACAACGCGATAAGTGAGACCTAAGCGTCGCGCGATGTCTTCGGCATCCGCCACGATGCGCTCCAGAGCCTCTGCGGATGTCTCCGGCGTGGTGATTTTATACATCTCAACCTTGTCGAACTGGTGGACGCGCTTAATTCCGCGGACATCTCGGCCCGCAGACATTTTTTCCCGCCGGAAACAAGCTGTGTAAGCCACATACGAGATGGGCAACTGGGTAGCGTCCAAGATTTCGTCCCGATGCAGGTTCGTCAGGGGAATCTCGGCGGTCCCAATGAGCCAGAGGTCATCTTCGGTATCGTGGTAAATGTTGTCCGCGAAGCGGGGTAGTTGCCCGGCACCCACGAGGCATTCGCGCTTCACCAAATAAGGGGGGTAAATTTCCTGGTACCCGTGCTCCCGCACATGAACATCGAGCATCCAGGCAATCAGCGCTCGTTGAAGGCGGGCTCCCCAACCTTGAAGGACGTAAAAGCGCGACCCAGAAATTTTTACTCCCCGCTCGAAATCGATGATTCCAAGTTCCGGTCCGAGTTCCCAATGGGGTTTCGGCACGAAGGAGTAACTCGGAATTTGCCCACATGTACGAACAACTTGGTTGTCTCGCTCATCCCTGCCAACAGGGACGGTCGGGTCGGGAAGGTTCGGAAGCAAAAGTAGCCTAGCCTCTAAGGTGCGTTCGGCTTCGGCAAGTTCCGCCTCCAATGTGGCGAGTTGTGTTCCTATGTCCCTCACTTCTGCCTTGCGCAACTCTTGTTCCGCAGGTGCCAGGCGAGGAATGAGCCGCGAGATTTCGCTGCGGCGGGCACGTAAGGTTTCAACTTTTTTCAAGAGTTCCCGGCGTTGTGCGTCGGCAGCGAGTACCGCATCGACCTCTTCCGGCGAAGAACCAACCTTGGCAAGCTCAGATTTCACCCACTCCGTGCGCTCGCGAATCAAGCGGAGGTCGAGCATAGAGCGCCCGGTAGCATGGGCCACCCGAGCGCTCAAGGAAAGCGCAAAGACATTCTCGTGATGGTTACCGAAAGTCTTCGAATGCTCGGGAAACGAGAGTGCAAGTAGTCTCCTCGCCGATGCCTTCAATAATGACGACGTCGAAACGCGTCTCAGCGGGGGATAGACCCGTTTTTGACAGATAG
This window harbors:
- the uvrB gene encoding UvrABC system protein B; this translates as MQREGSFRLVAPFEPCGDQPKAIEELVEGIRAGRRHQVLLGVTGSGKTFTMAHVIARVQKPTLVLAPNKTLAAQLYNEFKVLFPENAVRYFVSYYDYYQPEAYIPSTDTYIEKDASINEEIDKMRHSATKALLERNDVLIVASVSCIYGLGSPEAYFEMLVFLERGGYADRDQVIRKLVEIQYQRTEFDFYRGSFRVRGDVLEVFPVSEDARAIRVEFFDDTVEQISEFDPLRGTVFKRLEKVAIYPASHYVTHRDRLEAALASIQQELEDRLEELRAQEKYLEAQRLEQRTRFDLELLREMGFCPGIENYSRHLTGRAPGQPPPTLLDYFPEDWLLFIDESHVTVPQIGGMYRGDRARKETLVEYGFRLPSALDNRPLNFQEFEQRLAWVIYVSATPGDYEIAKSGGVVVEQLIRPTGLMDPEVHVRPASTQVDDLLEEIRKRIERNERVLVTTLTKRMAEDLTDYYQELGIRVRYLHSDIDTIERVEIIRDLRRGQFDVLVGINLLREGLDIPEVSLVAILDADKEGYLRSERSLIQTIGRAARNANGTVILYADHITDSMNRAIQETNRRRAVQAEYNRKHGIVPKTIQKAIADPWVEVSEADYVDLERIAEPPGQWTSVEQLASHIEELRKEMKSAARQLDFERAARIRDEIRRLEEQELAWRAA
- the dapF gene encoding diaminopimelate epimerase, which codes for MRKTVARLRFVKMHGLGNDYVYVDCFSQPKPDGSALARAVSPRRTSVGSDGVILILPSFTADCRMEMYNADGSRGEMCGNGIRCLGKYVFERGIARKNPLRVETDAGVKSLYFALNKNGAVEAVTVDMGEPVLDSRAIPVATDHWPVVQYPLQIGNHRYEITAVSMGNPHCVLFVEDVATSPVTELGPILERHPFFPNRVNVEFAQVLNRNSLRMRVWERGSGETHACGTGACASVVAAVLQGLGDRQMQVHLKGGVLDVEWREKDNRVYMTGPAEEVFEGELVWPPLE
- the dapA gene encoding 4-hydroxy-tetrahydrodipicolinate synthase, with translation MNLRGCMTALITPFRDGAVDVEALEQLVESQIAAGISALVPCGSTGEAATLTHSEHAEVVRLVVNFTKKRVPVIAGTGSNSTAEAIALTEAAKEAGADAALLIAPYYNKPTQEGIYQHYRAIARATGFPLILYNIPGRTACKIEAATIARLCELKEVVGLKDSTGSLDEIQEVVRLCGDRLAVLSGDDSLTLPILAVGGVGVISVASNLVPDRCVAMVASALAGDWPTARAQHYALLPLYRALFLETNPIPIKAALSMIGVCREELRLPLVPMSPSPREQLRSVLRQYGFTV
- the lysA gene encoding diaminopimelate decarboxylase; this encodes MTVEQPHGPWFNWKSNELYVEGVSLAEIARQVGTPTYVYSRSALEERFTALSKSLESTRHLICYSVKANSNLAVLRTFARLGSGFDIVSAGELYRVQCAGGSLSSVVYSGVGKTEDEVRAALKAGILFFNAESLAELELLERVAAERGQQAPVALRINPDVDPKTHPYIATGLRKSKFGIPMSHALEAYDYARRFCHLRIVGLDCHIGSQLTDLAPFRDALERIRGLWERLCKAGYEIQYIDVGGGLGIRYRDENPPSFADYADVLTRSLQPFAGTVVLEPGRSLVGNAGALLTRVQYLKNSGEKNFVIVDAAMNDLIRPSLYGAYQEIVPVFARPGEPVTVDVVGPVCESGDFLARDRSLPAVRPGDLLAVMSAGAYGFVMASNYNARPRAAEVLVDGDRFSVVRARETYADLTRGETIPAWLE
- the serS gene encoding serine--tRNA ligase — protein: MLDLRLIRERTEWVKSELAKVGSSPEEVDAVLAADAQRRELLKKVETLRARRSEISRLIPRLAPAEQELRKAEVRDIGTQLATLEAELAEAERTLEARLLLLPNLPDPTVPVGRDERDNQVVRTCGQIPSYSFVPKPHWELGPELGIIDFERGVKISGSRFYVLQGWGARLQRALIAWMLDVHVREHGYQEIYPPYLVKRECLVGAGQLPRFADNIYHDTEDDLWLIGTAEIPLTNLHRDEILDATQLPISYVAYTACFRREKMSAGRDVRGIKRVHQFDKVEMYKITTPETSAEALERIVADAEDIARRLGLTYRVVLICTGDLGVVAAKKYDIEVWAPGCQEWLEVSSCSNCTDYQARRANIRFRRGAGHKPELVHTLNGSGLALPRVMIAILESYQRPDGGVTVPDVLRPYIGTDYIPPASRN
- the argH gene encoding argininosuccinate lyase gives rise to the protein MTALKGSAQKAWSGRFTSPTDPSVERFSSSFPFDRRLYEEDIQASIAHCRMLAKQRIIPLEEARTIIAALEKIREEFRKGEFRAEPTDEDIHMAVERRLYELVGPVAGKLHTARSRNDQVATDLRLFVRKQIRIADSQIRNFQLSLLTKAKAELKTVMPGFTHLQPAQPVLLSHHLLAYAAMLQRDRQRLSDQLPRVNVLPLGAGALAGTTFNIDRTYVAKLLDFPAVASNSMDAVSDRDFIVEFLATLALVGIHLSRFCEDLILWCSPQFGFVELPDEFATGSSMMPQKKNPDVPELVRGKTGRLIGNLVSLMTTLKGLPMAYNRDLQEDKEPLFDSIDTVSASLEVLAKMTSKLRFNRQRMRQAATAGFTLATEMADYLAAKGLPFREAHEVVGRIVRHCIEHNRRIEELGAEELRRFSPMFGPDVKSWLDPASAIERRQVFGGTAVQNVLQQIRELKAQLRSKL